The Natrinema salaciae genome includes a window with the following:
- a CDS encoding MTH865 family protein — translation MADEADLRDQLTEAFEDADYPVSGPMELVPALPNGPGTTFESGDFSMTAMELNSKTSGGTFPYEDVESFVDDIISELKAQGEL, via the coding sequence ATGGCAGACGAAGCCGATCTCCGCGACCAGCTGACCGAGGCGTTCGAAGACGCCGACTATCCCGTCTCGGGTCCGATGGAACTCGTTCCGGCGCTGCCGAACGGTCCGGGGACGACATTCGAGTCCGGCGACTTCTCGATGACCGCGATGGAGCTGAACAGCAAGACCTCCGGGGGAACGTTTCCCTACGAGGACGTCGAGTCGTTCGTCGACGACATCATCAGCGAGCTGAAAGCGCAGGGCGAACTGTAA
- a CDS encoding cob(I)yrinic acid a,c-diamide adenosyltransferase — protein sequence MSDDRTPESAVENTPGQGRTPEAEAIEPAAPEEFGLVQVWWGDGKGKTTAALGMGMRAAGHGYRVHMLQFMKGGASSVDAVRGEYNAIAALPGISYENLGHYGWHGMADGSEEADHEAEAQAGLERARELLEAAEAADLAAPIDLDAAPEAGMHMLILDEVLYAADRGLVSEADVLELVERKPDDLELILCGSHTEPTYLEEQADLVTNVRKVKHPIDEGQRARRGTEF from the coding sequence ATGAGCGACGATCGGACGCCCGAGTCCGCGGTCGAGAACACCCCCGGACAGGGACGGACGCCCGAAGCGGAGGCGATCGAGCCCGCCGCTCCCGAGGAGTTCGGCCTCGTCCAGGTCTGGTGGGGCGACGGAAAGGGAAAGACGACGGCCGCCCTCGGCATGGGGATGCGGGCCGCCGGCCACGGCTATCGCGTTCACATGCTCCAGTTCATGAAGGGCGGGGCCTCGAGCGTCGACGCTGTCCGCGGCGAGTACAACGCGATCGCGGCCCTGCCCGGCATCAGCTACGAGAACCTCGGCCACTACGGCTGGCACGGGATGGCCGACGGGAGCGAGGAGGCCGACCACGAGGCCGAGGCCCAGGCCGGCCTCGAGCGGGCCCGCGAGCTACTCGAGGCGGCCGAGGCGGCCGACCTCGCCGCGCCGATCGATCTCGACGCGGCTCCCGAAGCCGGGATGCACATGCTCATTCTGGACGAAGTGCTCTACGCCGCGGATCGGGGCCTCGTCAGTGAAGCAGACGTCCTCGAGCTCGTCGAACGGAAACCCGACGACCTCGAACTCATCCTCTGTGGCAGTCACACCGAACCGACGTACCTCGAGGAGCAGGCCGACCTCGTGACGAACGTTAGAAAAGTGAAACATCCGATCGACGAGGGACAGCGAGCGCGGCGCGGGACCGAGTTCTGA
- a CDS encoding right-handed parallel beta-helix repeat-containing protein, with translation MARDYPGGSSENPVPTDERTTETTIDRRSYLKLAGVAAIATGTATGAANAASGEYETIAASGQTIRIDSGETWENKLIDLGTRNSITIVAKGTDWTIRNIGFTGEVAYDDTLFAVADTGGGTSRMENIYFDECPSDRPTGGSYRAKCIWVDPDHNGSLEVSRCNFSANGNNGIYGSAPAYNGDGGDIVLANCYTNDSHHTGLRIGDCGMKIVDSVVYKSGSSSANRGIWIWGDGGDVATLENVHVITNGAGVGIDTKNSPNVKMTDVYTDDGTGTDGNPDHFIPDGCPESAKAAASGSGNEEQPSDGDESAGEDLPERTLTIIGQGDPTEYYVETTGEIVRNPDRGTLESHDAIDGTTATGWVTTTSNVDGFRFDGELVDVGFHQGRATVEVDGEEIDPDEYGEEPAALENTILIDGFGTAGTSHYEFAVSGAAEKSTIKGATIDGADTIDSGTVVGSVGGWRDAFRFAGELESLTVDGDARVSVNGELVDPTEYGAEFPHVLTIVGNGSQAEYTVTVDGRIETIAGDDSDRYATVESGDTVVGSIERGVQRFRFSGSVSNLTFHQGSANVYADQEELDPDAFESAPTPPHSIVIDGSDASGTTEYEFTVDGDVVKSSYRDATLEGGDVIDGRTVTGSVDDDLDAYWFEGDITDFWLFGDASVDVEYDV, from the coding sequence ATGGCACGCGACTATCCGGGAGGGAGCAGTGAAAATCCCGTCCCCACCGACGAACGGACCACTGAAACGACGATCGACCGGCGCTCGTATCTGAAGCTGGCCGGCGTCGCAGCGATCGCTACGGGGACGGCGACGGGAGCCGCGAACGCGGCGTCCGGTGAATACGAGACGATTGCCGCGAGCGGCCAGACGATTCGAATCGACTCCGGGGAGACGTGGGAGAACAAGCTCATCGATCTCGGCACTCGAAATTCGATCACGATCGTCGCGAAGGGGACCGACTGGACGATTCGAAATATCGGCTTTACGGGCGAAGTCGCGTACGACGACACGCTCTTCGCGGTGGCCGATACGGGCGGTGGCACCTCGCGAATGGAGAACATCTACTTCGACGAGTGTCCGTCCGATCGACCGACTGGTGGCAGTTACCGAGCGAAGTGCATCTGGGTCGATCCCGATCACAACGGATCGCTCGAGGTATCGCGGTGCAATTTTTCCGCGAACGGAAACAACGGCATCTACGGCTCGGCGCCCGCATACAACGGCGACGGTGGCGATATCGTACTCGCCAACTGTTACACCAACGACAGCCACCACACGGGGCTCCGCATCGGCGATTGCGGCATGAAAATCGTCGACTCCGTCGTCTACAAGAGCGGTTCCAGTTCCGCGAACCGCGGTATCTGGATCTGGGGCGACGGCGGCGACGTGGCTACCCTGGAGAACGTCCACGTCATTACGAACGGCGCGGGCGTCGGAATCGATACGAAGAACAGCCCGAACGTGAAGATGACCGACGTGTACACCGACGACGGCACCGGGACCGACGGCAACCCCGACCACTTCATCCCCGACGGCTGTCCGGAAAGCGCTAAAGCGGCAGCATCCGGCTCCGGGAACGAGGAGCAGCCGTCCGACGGCGACGAGTCGGCCGGTGAGGATCTCCCCGAACGTACCCTGACGATCATCGGCCAGGGCGATCCGACGGAGTACTACGTCGAAACGACCGGCGAGATCGTTCGCAACCCCGACCGCGGGACGCTCGAGAGCCACGACGCGATCGACGGCACGACGGCGACGGGATGGGTGACGACGACGAGCAACGTCGACGGGTTCAGGTTCGACGGAGAGCTCGTCGACGTCGGGTTCCACCAGGGGCGTGCGACCGTCGAGGTCGACGGGGAGGAAATCGACCCCGACGAGTACGGCGAGGAACCCGCTGCCCTCGAGAACACGATCCTGATCGACGGGTTCGGGACAGCGGGCACGAGCCACTACGAGTTCGCCGTCTCCGGCGCCGCCGAGAAGTCGACGATCAAGGGCGCGACGATCGACGGCGCGGACACCATCGACAGCGGGACCGTCGTCGGTAGCGTCGGCGGCTGGCGCGACGCGTTCCGCTTCGCCGGCGAGCTCGAATCGCTGACGGTCGACGGCGACGCGCGCGTCTCGGTCAACGGCGAGCTGGTCGACCCCACCGAGTACGGCGCGGAGTTCCCGCACGTCCTGACGATCGTCGGTAACGGGTCGCAGGCGGAGTATACGGTCACCGTCGACGGGCGAATCGAGACGATCGCCGGCGACGACTCGGACCGGTACGCGACGGTCGAGTCGGGCGACACGGTCGTCGGCTCGATCGAGCGAGGCGTTCAGCGCTTCCGCTTTTCCGGTTCGGTCTCGAATCTCACCTTCCACCAGGGGTCGGCCAACGTGTACGCCGATCAGGAGGAACTCGACCCCGACGCGTTCGAGTCCGCGCCCACACCCCCGCACTCGATCGTGATCGACGGGAGCGACGCATCGGGCACGACCGAATACGAGTTCACGGTCGACGGTGACGTCGTCAAGTCCAGTTATCGCGATGCGACGCTCGAGGGCGGCGACGTGATCGACGGCCGTACCGTCACCGGGAGCGTCGACGACGATCTCGACGCCTACTGGTTCGAGGGAGACATCACCGACTTCTGGCTGTTCGGAGATGCGTCGGTAGACGTCGAGTACGACGTCTGA
- a CDS encoding cobyric acid synthase — protein sequence MTRTLLVAGTASHVGKSTVAAGLCRLLADRGIDVAPFKGQNMSNNARVVVRPETDGRQRQSGNSDGSTDARWGEIGVSQFVQARAARITPTTDCNPVLLKPRGDGESQLVLQGAAHDHVPAGTYYEEYWEQARAAAAESYRRLAADNDVIVAEGAGSIGEINLHDRDLANVETAAFADADILLLVDIERGGAFASLYGTVELVPDDLRDRIVGAVITKFRGDPSLLEPGIEEIESRTGVPILGVLPYDDPGLPEEDSVGLPGAEERGVVGDDDGIPADRRIRIAVPRLPRISNATDLEALAAEPGVSVVYVPVDDDVTANPLESIDADAVVVPGTKNTVDDLLALREAGFADALAAFDGPVIGVCGGYQLLGERITNAALEGTGEDDVVEGLGLLPVETRFEGDKRLEQTTVPVDGTASPLLDGADGPASGYEIHAGRTRALEAVSRPLGDSSAARGRVLGTYLHGLFDNESVRTAVLDHVAATAGVDRPPRGDAAGSPCASPSTDPDASAATPYDRAARLVGEHVELEALGEPFAYADSPR from the coding sequence ATGACCAGAACGCTTCTCGTCGCCGGAACCGCGAGCCACGTCGGCAAGTCGACGGTCGCGGCCGGCCTCTGCCGGCTGCTCGCCGACCGCGGGATCGACGTCGCCCCGTTCAAGGGCCAGAACATGAGCAACAACGCTCGCGTCGTCGTTCGACCGGAGACCGACGGGCGACAGAGACAGAGCGGCAACTCCGACGGCAGCACCGACGCCCGGTGGGGCGAGATCGGCGTCTCGCAGTTCGTCCAGGCTCGAGCGGCCCGGATCACGCCGACCACGGACTGCAACCCCGTCCTCCTCAAGCCCCGCGGCGACGGCGAGAGCCAGTTGGTTCTGCAGGGAGCGGCCCACGACCACGTTCCCGCCGGCACCTACTACGAGGAATACTGGGAGCAGGCGCGTGCGGCGGCCGCGGAATCCTACCGCAGACTGGCCGCCGACAACGACGTGATCGTCGCCGAGGGAGCGGGCAGCATCGGCGAAATCAACCTCCACGACCGGGACCTCGCGAACGTCGAGACCGCCGCGTTCGCGGACGCCGACATCCTCCTGCTCGTCGACATCGAGCGCGGCGGTGCCTTCGCCAGCCTCTACGGAACCGTCGAACTCGTTCCCGACGACCTCCGGGATCGAATCGTCGGCGCGGTGATTACGAAATTCCGGGGCGATCCGTCGCTGCTCGAGCCCGGCATCGAGGAGATCGAGTCCCGGACGGGGGTCCCGATTCTGGGCGTCCTGCCCTACGACGACCCCGGGCTTCCCGAGGAGGACAGTGTCGGCCTCCCGGGAGCCGAGGAGCGGGGCGTCGTCGGCGACGACGACGGCATTCCCGCCGACCGCAGGATTCGGATCGCCGTCCCTCGGCTCCCCAGGATCTCGAACGCGACGGATCTCGAGGCGCTGGCGGCCGAACCCGGCGTCTCGGTCGTCTACGTTCCGGTCGACGACGACGTCACGGCGAACCCGCTCGAGAGTATCGACGCCGACGCGGTCGTCGTTCCGGGAACGAAGAACACGGTCGACGACCTCCTGGCGCTCCGCGAAGCCGGCTTCGCCGACGCGCTCGCGGCTTTCGACGGGCCGGTTATCGGCGTCTGCGGCGGCTACCAGCTGCTCGGCGAGCGGATCACCAACGCCGCACTCGAGGGCACGGGCGAAGACGACGTCGTCGAGGGACTGGGCCTGCTCCCCGTCGAAACCCGGTTCGAGGGCGACAAGCGCCTCGAGCAGACCACCGTCCCCGTCGACGGAACCGCGTCGCCGCTGCTCGACGGCGCCGACGGCCCGGCGTCCGGCTACGAGATTCACGCCGGCCGGACGCGGGCGCTCGAAGCGGTTTCCCGGCCGCTCGGCGACTCGAGCGCGGCTCGCGGACGGGTGCTGGGGACGTACCTGCACGGGCTGTTCGACAACGAGTCGGTGCGGACGGCGGTTCTCGATCACGTCGCGGCGACGGCGGGCGTCGATCGGCCACCGCGCGGGGATGCTGCGGGGTCACCGTGCGCGTCACCATCGACGGACCCGGACGCCAGCGCCGCGACGCCGTACGATCGAGCGGCGCGGCTCGTCGGCGAGCACGTCGAGCTAGAAGCGCTCGGCGAGCCGTTCGCCTACGCGGACTCGCCGCGGTAG
- a CDS encoding helix-turn-helix domain-containing protein translates to MSTPDRTPTDLESVRERLNVVTQETRFALVQDLLGHPEGLPTLKELDYVNPGKSRTTIRQHLQRLIEVGVVEEVTLPTDRRRNDRPYKFYGISDQGRQFLESHDLLRAEDTLRSIYERVEKTDEIERYEAAPRPER, encoded by the coding sequence ATGAGCACGCCGGATCGGACGCCGACCGACCTCGAGAGCGTTCGCGAGCGACTGAACGTCGTCACGCAGGAGACGCGGTTCGCACTCGTTCAGGACCTCCTCGGGCACCCTGAGGGGCTGCCGACGCTGAAGGAGCTGGACTACGTCAATCCCGGGAAGAGCCGAACGACGATTCGGCAGCACCTCCAACGACTCATCGAGGTGGGGGTCGTCGAAGAAGTGACCCTCCCGACGGACCGCCGGCGGAACGATCGTCCGTACAAGTTCTACGGGATCAGCGATCAGGGGCGGCAGTTCCTCGAGTCACACGACCTCCTGCGGGCGGAGGACACCCTGCGATCGATCTACGAACGGGTGGAGAAGACCGACGAAATCGAGCGGTACGAGGCCGCACCTCGGCCGGAACGGTAA
- a CDS encoding CBS domain-containing protein has product MSIGKLGPENVVTTSPDSDLEEATETLAEENVGAVVVVESDEPVGMLTDRDAALAIHEHDDVGSVSIEDVMTANPVTVHEDDDPITISEAIRDNNVRRFPIVDDDGDLAGIATLDDLVATIGEELENVADTIEAQSPEYSP; this is encoded by the coding sequence ATGTCTATCGGCAAACTCGGCCCCGAAAACGTCGTCACGACGAGTCCAGACAGCGACCTCGAGGAGGCGACGGAAACGCTAGCCGAGGAAAACGTCGGTGCGGTCGTCGTCGTCGAAAGCGACGAACCCGTCGGAATGCTCACCGACCGCGACGCGGCGCTCGCGATTCACGAGCACGACGACGTCGGGTCGGTCTCGATCGAGGACGTGATGACGGCCAACCCGGTAACGGTCCACGAGGACGACGATCCGATCACGATCTCGGAGGCGATCCGGGACAACAACGTCCGCCGGTTCCCGATCGTCGACGACGACGGCGACCTGGCGGGGATCGCGACGCTGGACGATCTGGTCGCGACGATCGGCGAGGAACTCGAGAACGTCGCCGATACGATCGAGGCCCAGTCGCCCGAGTACAGCCCGTAG
- a CDS encoding helix-turn-helix domain-containing protein has protein sequence MSLEFSSSDDVASFERVIGALDDEACREIIAILEEPMTVHDIAEATAHPLSTTYRKLDCLTDAGLVEEAVGVRRGRHQKSRYVANLDRISIRLDDDNELRVDIDRGTRHSIWSDLSSEL, from the coding sequence ATGTCCCTCGAGTTCTCCTCGTCCGACGACGTCGCCTCGTTCGAGCGCGTTATCGGCGCGCTCGACGACGAGGCCTGCCGGGAGATCATCGCGATTCTCGAGGAGCCGATGACGGTCCACGACATCGCCGAGGCGACGGCACATCCGCTCTCGACGACCTACCGAAAGCTCGACTGCCTGACCGACGCCGGACTCGTGGAGGAAGCCGTCGGCGTCCGCCGGGGTCGCCACCAGAAGTCACGATACGTCGCCAACCTCGACCGGATCTCGATTCGCCTCGACGACGACAACGAGTTGCGCGTCGATATCGACCGCGGGACGAGACACAGTATCTGGTCGGACCTGTCGTCGGAACTGTGA
- a CDS encoding ICP22 family protein produces MGVIDVYPGVLLSSLPWWLAAPLIQLAVLVFGMALDETYVNRTTVLTGAIAVHIHGFVAGEVGLLVGLYADIGLLIGAYGLYAYVIDGYVGNVFRLIAFFLYSPLSVSLVILTAGPTLFGIEPLVVPALAAAGYANVQLRASLAPSEPYYFGPESQAAFEAAVDAETEAETGAADGTNEAAKAAAETRSETAEPDGEAARDSSADPFEEPSDDGEIDPPGAEPAATGGSSERGILPEFMRRL; encoded by the coding sequence GTGGGTGTAATCGACGTGTATCCCGGCGTTCTCCTCAGTTCCCTCCCGTGGTGGCTGGCAGCCCCGCTGATCCAGCTCGCGGTGCTGGTCTTCGGGATGGCGCTCGACGAAACCTACGTCAATCGAACGACCGTGTTGACCGGGGCGATCGCGGTCCACATCCACGGCTTCGTCGCCGGGGAGGTCGGCCTCCTCGTCGGCCTCTACGCCGATATCGGCCTCCTGATCGGGGCGTACGGGCTCTACGCCTACGTCATCGACGGCTACGTCGGCAACGTCTTCCGACTGATCGCGTTTTTCCTCTACTCGCCGCTGTCGGTCTCTCTCGTCATCCTGACGGCCGGACCGACGCTGTTCGGGATCGAACCACTGGTCGTCCCCGCGCTGGCAGCGGCCGGATACGCGAACGTGCAGCTGCGAGCGTCCCTCGCGCCGAGCGAGCCCTACTACTTCGGTCCCGAATCCCAGGCCGCGTTCGAGGCAGCGGTCGACGCCGAAACCGAGGCGGAGACCGGCGCGGCCGACGGGACGAACGAAGCGGCGAAAGCGGCGGCCGAGACCCGATCCGAGACGGCGGAGCCCGACGGTGAGGCCGCCCGCGATTCGAGCGCCGATCCCTTCGAGGAGCCGTCCGACGACGGAGAGATCGATCCGCCCGGTGCCGAACCGGCTGCGACCGGCGGCTCGAGCGAGCGGGGTATCCTGCCCGAATTCATGCGCCGTCTGTAA
- a CDS encoding ABC transporter ATP-binding protein gives MGAIQVDGLRKSYGSVDAVDGMCFSVDRGEVYGFLGPNGAGKTTTIRVLTGQIQPDSGDVSVLETDPVADPLETRRRVGILPEQGSPPSFLTPREYLEFVGEVRDIEPARVADRTAAWAERLGFESKLDTLHTDLSRGQQQKVMIAQAFVHEPDVVFIDEPLANLDPLVQEQVKQFLVSYAAGDNAVFVSTHNIDVAEEICTRVGIVADGRLVTERSLDDEPDESLLEVFLDRVDGEDARDTPSLERIDA, from the coding sequence ATGGGAGCGATTCAGGTAGACGGACTGCGGAAGTCCTACGGATCCGTCGACGCGGTAGACGGGATGTGCTTTTCCGTCGATCGCGGGGAGGTATACGGGTTTCTCGGCCCGAACGGTGCCGGCAAGACCACCACGATCCGGGTGCTGACCGGACAGATACAGCCGGATTCGGGCGACGTGAGCGTCCTCGAGACCGACCCGGTCGCGGACCCCCTCGAGACGCGCCGACGGGTCGGCATCCTGCCGGAGCAGGGATCGCCGCCGAGCTTTCTCACGCCCCGCGAGTACCTCGAGTTCGTCGGCGAGGTACGGGACATCGAGCCGGCGCGGGTCGCCGATCGGACGGCCGCGTGGGCCGAACGGCTCGGCTTCGAGAGCAAGCTCGACACGCTGCACACCGACCTCTCTCGGGGGCAACAGCAGAAGGTGATGATCGCGCAGGCGTTCGTCCACGAACCCGACGTGGTCTTCATCGACGAGCCGCTGGCGAACCTCGATCCGCTCGTCCAGGAGCAGGTCAAGCAGTTCCTCGTCTCCTACGCGGCCGGCGACAACGCCGTCTTCGTCTCGACGCACAACATCGACGTCGCCGAGGAGATCTGCACTCGCGTCGGCATCGTCGCCGACGGACGACTCGTGACCGAACGCTCCCTCGACGACGAGCCCGACGAATCGCTGCTCGAGGTGTTCCTCGACCGCGTCGACGGTGAAGACGCGCGAGATACCCCGTCGCTCGAGCGGATAGACGCATGA
- a CDS encoding ribbon-helix-helix domain-containing protein, giving the protein MAKDTVRYPDDVVEQIDQLVDDGMFESKSEFYRFSAEYVLTLIDSDHEVKTFNFDEIKSELDITEQDHADALGADGGTFFLDAVINVRKHGLRGNYEAAERFIDTHYDETDQECIILEELLGTYRGESA; this is encoded by the coding sequence ATGGCGAAGGATACCGTCAGGTACCCGGACGACGTGGTCGAGCAGATCGACCAGCTCGTCGACGACGGTATGTTCGAGAGTAAATCCGAGTTCTACCGCTTCTCCGCGGAGTACGTCCTCACCCTGATCGATTCCGACCACGAGGTGAAGACGTTCAATTTCGACGAGATCAAGTCCGAACTCGATATCACCGAACAGGATCACGCCGACGCGCTCGGGGCCGACGGTGGCACCTTCTTCCTCGATGCCGTGATCAACGTCCGAAAGCACGGCCTCCGCGGAAACTACGAGGCCGCCGAACGGTTCATCGACACCCACTACGACGAGACCGACCAGGAGTGCATCATTCTCGAGGAACTGCTCGGGACCTACCGCGGCGAGTCCGCGTAG
- a CDS encoding FAD-dependent oxidoreductase yields the protein MDQTDVLVVGGGATGAGIARDLARRGVDVTLVERDGLSSGASGRSHGLLHSGARYAEADGPGATECLEENRTLRRIAGACVRETRGLFVQLADDDPAYFEAKRDACVDVGIPTDVVDGATAREAVPGLSDDVERAMWVPDAVVVPSRLVAANAAGASEHGARIHTHAPVTSMTVERGRVTAVELGGDVDDTVCPEYVVNATGPHAGKIAEMAGVSVEMRPTRGVMVSVAYDGLEPVLNRCREPADGDIVVPHDGEVVLGTTSVPVGDPDDYERDDREVERTVAECSAMLPSVVDADRVRTWWGVRPLYEPDEAARGGRGISRGFHLLEHADEGVENCCSIVGGKLTTYRRMAEATADLVCDRLDVEATCSTADEQLPGASEPARLDEFVRQFDGQGPTDIDLVGR from the coding sequence ATGGATCAAACGGACGTCCTCGTCGTCGGTGGCGGCGCGACCGGCGCCGGAATCGCCAGAGACCTCGCGCGCAGGGGTGTCGATGTCACGCTCGTCGAGCGAGACGGCCTCTCGTCGGGTGCCTCGGGGCGCTCCCACGGCCTGCTCCACAGCGGGGCGCGCTACGCCGAAGCCGACGGGCCCGGCGCGACGGAGTGTCTCGAGGAGAATCGCACCCTGCGACGGATCGCGGGCGCGTGCGTTCGGGAGACGCGAGGTCTGTTCGTGCAACTGGCCGACGACGACCCGGCGTACTTCGAGGCGAAGCGCGACGCCTGCGTGGACGTGGGAATCCCGACCGACGTCGTCGACGGCGCGACCGCCCGCGAGGCCGTCCCGGGGCTGTCAGACGACGTCGAGCGGGCGATGTGGGTCCCGGACGCCGTGGTCGTCCCGTCCCGGCTCGTCGCCGCCAACGCGGCCGGCGCGAGCGAGCACGGCGCGCGAATCCACACCCACGCACCGGTCACGTCGATGACCGTCGAGCGCGGCCGGGTGACGGCGGTCGAACTCGGCGGCGACGTCGACGACACCGTGTGCCCGGAGTACGTCGTGAACGCGACCGGTCCCCACGCCGGGAAGATCGCGGAGATGGCGGGCGTCTCCGTCGAGATGCGACCGACTCGCGGCGTCATGGTCTCGGTCGCGTACGATGGTCTCGAGCCGGTGCTCAACCGGTGCCGGGAGCCCGCGGACGGGGACATCGTCGTTCCGCACGACGGCGAGGTCGTCCTCGGGACGACGAGCGTGCCGGTCGGCGATCCCGACGACTACGAGCGGGACGATCGGGAGGTCGAGCGGACGGTCGCGGAGTGTTCGGCGATGCTCCCGTCGGTCGTCGACGCCGACCGCGTTCGGACGTGGTGGGGCGTCCGCCCCCTGTACGAACCCGACGAGGCCGCGCGGGGCGGCCGCGGAATCTCCCGGGGCTTCCACCTGCTCGAGCACGCCGACGAGGGCGTCGAGAACTGCTGTAGCATCGTCGGCGGCAAGCTGACGACCTACCGGCGGATGGCCGAGGCGACCGCGGATCTCGTCTGCGACCGACTCGACGTGGAGGCGACGTGTTCGACCGCGGACGAGCAGCTTCCGGGTGCGTCGGAGCCGGCGCGCCTCGACGAGTTCGTCCGGCAGTTCGACGGGCAGGGACCCACCGATATCGATCTCGTCGGTCGGTAA